The Henckelia pumila isolate YLH828 unplaced genomic scaffold, ASM3356847v2 CTG_461:::fragment_3, whole genome shotgun sequence genome window below encodes:
- the LOC140871901 gene encoding protein tesmin/TSO1-like CXC 2 — MEMDSPESSKTSAIANDAETVPAQDSPIFSYISNLSPIQPFNAPSTVQGFPGLSSPPLVFTSPQLKPHIQQTSLKRTKFLEASTEKLSGQDEVCQKNITVADGSSNLESRMSTEKSIDSNSTLNDHIESPTEHPDQFLSEILNMDSVDPNNPSNSAIKTSECNNQSPDNVAGIEFSVKPVYKYNSTRHEEIVVAAPPSISRPTEEVHALEASADVNAAETDIKHDKGISAEQCVNIGLEPSVNHALTNIDQGDSMNEVFHHRGIRRRCLQFEDAMLKLTNRSTQIPLDNEKPESLYLETPSTPINQKPAGTIQAVLRPRSSLSSAVNVPKRSSFGLHLNSLFNSAHAGSGATIKVKSVSRGNFCILERNSVPKMNSVAESVTADADDISIDIYAPVVASSSSSSSNNIIKCSNNSLVLDSIEDKSIPGIKRKCNTENDGAAAELHKSSPKKKRKKMAEPSEGDGCKRCNCKKSKCLKLYCDCFAAGIYCAEPCACQGCLNKPEHVDTVLETRQQIESRNPLAFAPKVVQRIIEPPGSNFGLEEDTMHFTPSSARHKRGCNCKKSMCLKKYCECYQANVGCSDGCRCEGCKNVFGQKGEFGTTKDVLSDEENNEIQDASLLSNSNITASGDAGHHAEFCSPHNSTPFTPAFQYLNHGKDAAKAWFPSGKYFLSPEPGLPSAPPFLTSPNSPRGSDNDTISETTKEILDLVSFDLESDYGNTVETGNEISETHQEPEKTGLLSQRPDSKGWPNNSVLQSSSRSGPYSSARSSRFRSSPNIPVANFSGTKHKQVMDSDPDVFDVMQDDTPEILKDTPTPLSAVKVSSPNKKRVSPPHSQVPKFDSSSPARFRNAVKYILKSVPSFPPLTPCVNPKIGSLEQSCNSQNCSGSGSGSDQDNE, encoded by the exons ATGGAAATGGACTCTCCTGAATCTTCGAAAACTTCCGCCATTGCAAACGATGCTGAAACTGTTCCTGCTCAA GACTCACCCATTTTTAGCTACATTAGCAACCTGTCTCCCATACAGCCTTTCAATGCACCTTCAACTGTACAAGGCTTTCCAGGTCTCAGTTCTCCTCCTCTTGTATTCACGTCACCTCAACTCAAACCCCACATCCAACAGACCTCTCTTAAAAG GACAAAGTTTCTTGAAGCATCAACTGAAAAGCTATCTGGGCAGGATGAAGTTTGCCAGAAGAATATCACTGTTGCTGATGGTTCTAGCAATTTGGAATCCCGGATGAGCACCGAGAAATCCATAGATAGTAACAGCACTCTGAATGATCACATAGAGAGTCCCACAGAACATCCTGACCAGTTCTTGTCTGAAATCTTAAACATGGATTCTGTTGATCCAAATAATCCTTCCAATTCAGCCATAAAAACATCTGAATGCAATAATCAATCTCCAGATAATGTTGCAGGCATAGAATTTTCTGTTAAACCTGTATACAAGTATAATAGTACAAGACATGAAGAAATAGTTGTTGCTGCACCTCCTTCCATAAGTAGGCCAACTGAGGAGGTACATGCACTGGAAGCATCAGCTGATGTTAATGCAGCAGAAACGGATATAAAGCATGACAAAGGTATATCAGCCGAGCAATGTGTAAACATTGGACTTGAGCCGTCTGTGAACCACGCTCTTACCAATATAGATCAGGGAGATTCCATGAATGAG GTCTTTCATCACCGTGGAATACGTAGACGCTGTCTCCAGTTTGAAGATGCCATGCTCAAGTTAACAAATAGGTCTACTCAAATTCCTTTGGATAATGAGAAACCAGAATCACTATATTTAGAGACACCATCAACTCCCATCAATCAGAAACCTGCTGGTACCATACAGGCTGTGTTACGTCCTAGAAGTAGTTTGAGTTCAGCCGTAAATGTTCCCAAGCGTTCAAGTTTTGGCTTGCACCTAAATAGCCTTTTTAATTCTGCACATGCTGGATCTGGCGCAACAATAAAGGTGAAATCTGTTTCAAGGGGTAATTTTTGCATTTTGGAGAGGAACTCAGTACCTAAGATGAACTCTGTGGCAGAAAGTGTTACAGCAGATGCTGATGATATTAGTATTGATATTTATGCGCCAGTGGTAGCTagttcttcatcttcatcgtcTAATAACATAATCAAATGTTCAAACAACTCTCTTGTCTTGGATTCAATTGAGGATAAATCGATCCCTGGCATTAAAAGGAAGTGTAACACTGAAAATGATGGGGCTGCAGCAGAGTTACACAAGTCAAGCCCTAAGAAGAAAAG GAAAAAAATGGCTGAACCCAGTGAAGGTGATGGTTGCAAACGCTGCAATTGTAAAAAGAGTAAATGCTTAAAGCT TTACTGTGATTGCTTTGCCGCTGGGATATATTGTGCTGAACCTTGTGCTTGCCAAGGCTGTTTAAACAAACCTGAACATGTTGATACAGTTCTTGAAACACGGCAGCAAATTGAATCTCGCAATCCTCTGGCATTTGCTCCTAAAGTGGTGCAACGTATCATTGAGCCACCTGGAAGCAATTTTGGG TTAGAGGAAGATACAATGCACTTCACACCATCTTCTGCGAGGCATAAAAGAGGATGCAATTGCAAGAAGTCAATGTGCCTCAAAAAGTACTGTGAGTGCTATCAG GCTAATGTCGGATGCTCAGATGGATGCCGTTGTGAAGGGTGTAAAAATGTCTTCGGCCAAAAGGGAG AATTTGGCACGACCAAGGATGTGTTGAGTGATGAAGAAAATAACGAAATACAAGATGCATCTTTGCTCAGTAATTCCAACATAACGGCATCTGGAGATGCTGGACATCATGCTGAGTTTTGCAGTCCTCACAATTCAACTCCTTTCACACCAGCATTCCAGTATTTGAA CCACGGAAAGGATGCTGCAAAAGCTTGGTTCCCTTCTGGGAAATACTTCCTGTCACCCGAACCTGGTCTCCCCTCTGCACCACCATTTCTAACATCCCCAAATTCTCCTAGAGGTTCAGATAATGACACAATCTCAGAAACTACCAAGGAAATTCTGGATCTGGTTTCTTTTGATCTAGAATCAGATTATGGTAATACCGTAGAAACAGGGAACGAAATCTCAGAAACCCATCAAGAACCTGAGAAAACAGGGCTTCTATCTCAAAGACCAGATTCCAAGGGATGGCCGAATAATTCGGTACTTCAATCTTCTTCCAGGAGTGGACCTTATTCTTCTGCAAGATCATCACGTTTTCGCAGTTCACCAAACATCCCGGTAGCTAATTTCAGTGGGACTAAACATAAGCAAGTCATGGACTCGGATCCTGATGTATTTGATGTCATGCAAGACGATACACCAGAGATACTGAAGGACACTCCCACACCTCTCAGTGCTGTGAAAGTAAGTTCTCCAAATAAAAAACGGGTTTCTCCCCCTCACAGTCAGGTACCCAAGTTTGATTCAAGTTCGCCAGCAAGGTTCAGAAATGCAGTCAAATACATACTCAAATCCGTTCCCTCTTTCCCACCTCTTACCCCATGTGTCAATCCCAAAATTGGTTCGCTTGAGCAGTCATGCAATTCTCAAAATTGCAGTGGCAGTGGCAGTGGCAGTGACCAAGACAATGAGTAG